Proteins co-encoded in one Cytophaga hutchinsonii ATCC 33406 genomic window:
- a CDS encoding LutC/YkgG family protein, whose protein sequence is MALNPSKEAILKRIRQGLTRRNPLPPEPNFTTDIYSRSPEEDLSVVFAQQFLHHKGEFYFVENEKELCEVITDVAKIKSFNNIYVWEKSLIDMLAPSALVFETSEKDFTQAGVGITTCEALIARTGSALVSSAKLSGRRLSIYPHIHVVIARTSQLVYDIKDGMERMKNTYGANLPSMICLETGPSRTADIEKTLVLGAHGPKELLVFLIDDSSN, encoded by the coding sequence ATGGCGCTTAATCCTTCCAAAGAAGCAATACTAAAAAGAATACGGCAAGGTTTGACCCGGAGGAATCCACTTCCTCCGGAACCGAATTTTACCACAGATATATACAGCAGATCCCCGGAAGAGGATCTGTCTGTTGTTTTTGCTCAGCAGTTTCTACATCATAAAGGAGAATTTTATTTTGTGGAAAATGAAAAAGAACTGTGTGAGGTTATTACTGATGTTGCTAAAATTAAAAGTTTTAACAATATCTATGTATGGGAGAAATCATTGATAGATATGTTAGCTCCTTCCGCTCTGGTATTTGAAACAAGTGAAAAGGATTTCACGCAGGCTGGCGTGGGTATCACAACCTGTGAAGCGCTGATCGCACGTACAGGCAGCGCATTGGTAAGCTCCGCCAAATTATCCGGCAGAAGACTTTCCATTTATCCGCATATACATGTAGTGATTGCAAGAACCTCACAGCTGGTATATGATATTAAAGACGGGATGGAGCGGATGAAAAATACGTATGGTGCAAACCTGCCGTCCATGATCTGCCTGGAAACTGGCCCGAGCCGTACGGCTGATATTGAAAAAACACTTGTATTGGGCGCACATGGCCCTAAAGAATTATTAGTCTTTTTAATAGATGATTCATCAAATTGA
- a CDS encoding UDP-2,3-diacylglucosamine diphosphatase, whose product MIHQIESVQAGKKIYFLSDFHLGVPSDEESWKREKKIIRFLDSITPAAQAVFLLGDIFDFWFEYKHVIPKGFARLQGKIAQLTDSGIPVYLYTGNHDLWMFGYLEKELGVTVFHKPIDWEIAGKKFLIGHGDGLGPGDFVYKCTKKVFVNPFFQWVFKMTPPAIGMGIAKFWSGKSRQHNTDDRFFEEKEFLWQYCKEQNVLKHRSYYIFGHRHMPLDLPVGDSARYVNIGDWIKFDTFAEFDGNELKLISWKETSEPYSL is encoded by the coding sequence ATGATTCATCAAATTGAATCTGTTCAGGCAGGTAAAAAAATATATTTCCTTTCCGATTTTCATTTAGGTGTTCCTTCAGATGAAGAAAGCTGGAAAAGAGAAAAAAAGATTATTCGATTTCTGGATTCAATCACACCTGCAGCGCAGGCAGTTTTTTTATTAGGTGATATCTTCGACTTCTGGTTTGAATACAAACACGTCATACCAAAAGGCTTCGCACGTTTACAAGGTAAGATCGCACAGCTTACAGATTCCGGCATTCCGGTTTATTTATATACAGGCAATCACGACCTGTGGATGTTCGGTTATCTGGAAAAAGAATTAGGTGTAACTGTTTTTCATAAACCCATCGATTGGGAAATTGCCGGGAAAAAATTTCTGATCGGTCACGGAGACGGACTCGGCCCGGGTGATTTTGTATATAAGTGTACCAAAAAAGTATTTGTCAATCCGTTTTTTCAATGGGTATTCAAAATGACTCCGCCGGCAATTGGTATGGGAATAGCAAAATTCTGGTCCGGTAAAAGTCGTCAGCATAATACCGACGATCGGTTTTTTGAAGAAAAAGAATTTTTGTGGCAATATTGTAAAGAACAAAACGTACTAAAACATAGGTCTTATTATATATTCGGACATAGGCATATGCCGCTGGATCTGCCGGTAGGTGATTCAGCGCGATATGTGAACATTGGAGACTGGATTAAATTTGATACGTTTGCAGAATTCGATGGCAACGAGCTAAAACTTATTTCATGGAAAGAAACATCAGAGCCATATTCGCTGTAG
- a CDS encoding TonB-dependent receptor yields MKYLIRFCVFFLLSISYTNAQTNFTVTGVVADSSGLPLIGAIVKISDGTAGTATDNNGAFKLTLPQGRYTLVISYFGYQEQQKTINVNKNLVVTITMEEDILSSEVIEITDKAPNENVTDTKMGATQITVEEIKTLPALFGEVDIVKNIQTLPGVQVAGDGNTGLYVRGGGADQNLIVVDEAPVYNASHLFGIFSIFNADAVKSAELYKAGIPSQYGGRLSSLLDVKMRDGDSKKFKATGGIGIIASRLTLEGPFAKGKGTFIVSGRRSYADLFLLLSSNPDTRKNKLYFYDLNGKINYQFNKNNSLYISSYYGKDKFKFGGLFGMGWGNFTFTANWNHIFSDKVFLNTIYTHSEYKFDLGIDQGAIAFNFGTGITENSVKQDYQYIPSVRHQLHLGWSVSQREYNPGKFTPSAETSIFAETVLPRYHSLEGALFASNKQKLTENLTLDYGLRLNMFNNVGTGTVYNYNGDPVTGTKIDSTVYGRGDIINTFWGLEPRIAARYLLDEQSSVKAGFNRNYQYIHQISNSLAPVPFDVWVPSTNYFKPEAVNQYSVGYFRNLKDNTYETSVEGYYKTYTNSIDYIDNANLLLNPQIETQAYIGKAWSYGAEFYVKKKKGRLTGWVSYTLSWSYKQIPGINDGKKYFAGYDRRHNLNVIASYKISDRVTFGGQFVFGTGRPIGLPTGGGYAIDYFWLGVYPERNSYRLPSYHRLDLSITIDQRKKEGRRWEGSWSFSIYNLYGFAHINPWTVVAQTNKDTGNKEYVAIYFPAPIPSVTYNFKF; encoded by the coding sequence ATGAAATATCTTATCCGTTTTTGTGTTTTCTTTTTATTAAGTATTAGTTACACAAATGCACAAACCAATTTTACAGTTACAGGTGTGGTCGCTGATTCCTCCGGATTACCATTGATTGGTGCGATTGTCAAAATAAGCGATGGCACTGCCGGTACGGCCACAGATAATAATGGCGCGTTTAAATTAACCTTGCCACAAGGAAGATATACGCTGGTTATTTCTTATTTCGGTTATCAGGAACAGCAAAAAACAATTAATGTAAATAAAAATCTTGTGGTCACAATCACGATGGAGGAAGATATACTTTCATCTGAAGTGATTGAGATTACAGACAAAGCGCCGAATGAAAATGTGACAGACACAAAAATGGGTGCCACACAGATTACTGTTGAAGAAATTAAAACCCTGCCGGCGTTATTTGGTGAAGTGGATATTGTAAAAAATATTCAGACACTTCCGGGTGTGCAGGTAGCAGGCGATGGGAACACCGGCTTATATGTACGCGGAGGGGGCGCCGATCAGAATCTGATTGTCGTTGATGAAGCACCGGTATACAACGCATCACACTTATTCGGTATCTTCTCAATCTTTAATGCTGATGCGGTGAAAAGTGCAGAACTGTATAAGGCAGGTATTCCTTCGCAGTACGGGGGAAGATTATCATCGTTGTTAGATGTAAAAATGCGCGACGGTGATTCAAAGAAATTTAAAGCTACAGGTGGTATCGGTATCATTGCAAGCCGTTTAACGCTTGAAGGCCCATTTGCTAAAGGCAAAGGGACATTCATTGTATCAGGAAGAAGATCGTATGCAGATTTGTTTTTATTACTTTCATCCAATCCGGATACAAGAAAAAATAAATTGTATTTCTATGATCTGAACGGAAAGATTAATTATCAGTTCAATAAAAATAACAGCCTGTATATATCTTCCTATTATGGAAAAGATAAATTCAAATTTGGAGGTTTGTTCGGAATGGGCTGGGGGAACTTTACATTCACAGCAAACTGGAATCATATCTTTTCAGACAAAGTTTTTTTGAATACAATCTATACGCATTCCGAATACAAATTTGATTTAGGAATTGATCAGGGCGCTATCGCATTTAATTTTGGAACAGGTATTACGGAGAACAGTGTAAAACAGGATTATCAATACATTCCTTCTGTACGTCATCAGCTGCATCTTGGCTGGTCTGTAAGTCAGCGCGAATATAACCCGGGGAAATTTACTCCATCAGCTGAGACATCAATTTTTGCTGAAACTGTACTACCAAGATATCATTCACTGGAAGGAGCATTGTTTGCTTCAAACAAACAAAAGCTTACGGAAAATTTAACACTGGATTATGGCTTGCGCCTGAATATGTTTAATAATGTTGGCACAGGTACAGTGTACAATTATAACGGAGATCCGGTTACAGGTACAAAGATTGATTCAACGGTATATGGAAGAGGAGATATAATTAATACGTTCTGGGGCCTTGAACCACGAATTGCTGCGCGTTATTTACTGGACGAACAGTCTTCTGTTAAAGCAGGGTTTAACCGCAACTACCAATATATTCATCAAATTTCTAACTCACTTGCGCCGGTTCCATTTGATGTGTGGGTGCCAAGCACCAATTATTTCAAACCGGAAGCTGTGAATCAATATTCGGTTGGATATTTCAGAAACCTGAAAGATAATACCTACGAAACATCGGTGGAAGGTTATTACAAAACCTACACAAATTCCATCGATTACATTGATAATGCAAATCTCCTGTTAAATCCTCAGATCGAAACGCAGGCGTATATTGGTAAAGCCTGGAGTTATGGGGCAGAGTTTTATGTAAAGAAAAAGAAAGGCAGATTGACAGGCTGGGTGAGTTACACCTTATCCTGGAGTTACAAACAGATTCCCGGGATCAATGATGGTAAAAAATATTTTGCCGGATATGACAGAAGACATAACCTGAATGTGATTGCCTCTTATAAAATCAGTGACAGGGTTACGTTCGGCGGACAGTTTGTGTTCGGTACCGGTCGCCCGATTGGCTTGCCAACAGGCGGAGGTTATGCAATCGATTATTTCTGGCTGGGAGTTTATCCGGAAAGAAACTCTTACCGCTTACCAAGCTATCACCGTCTTGACCTTTCCATCACCATTGATCAACGTAAAAAAGAAGGCAGAAGATGGGAAGGAAGCTGGAGCTTCTCGATCTATAACCTGTATGGATTCGCGCATATTAACCCATGGACAGTTGTAGCACAAACAAATAAAGACACCGGCAACAAAGAATACGTTGCAATTTATTTTCCGGCACCGATTCCGTCTGTTACCTACAATTTTAAATTCTAA
- a CDS encoding DUF4249 family protein yields the protein MKNIFILLSAVLLVSCQKVIDINPPKGEERVIIQAYLYEDSIARVVITKSTDYLNNTPPPSLGTGTVTLSDDHGNTETLLWNAVKQQYESVAMKGVVNDTYTLQVDFEGKTYKSISILPALEKNSSINIVFKPAQGFDEEGYYMQLTATLSMNTKLYYLFKGYQNDSLLNDVNYINYASNENTDGQIKDLDMYRYENDAVGKEAKLEVYSLTEPAYKFYNAASLQLNNDGGFFSTPPANVPSMFDNNAIGLFQCSSIQVLTKTIQ from the coding sequence ATGAAAAATATATTCATTCTATTATCAGCAGTTTTATTAGTTTCCTGTCAGAAAGTAATAGACATCAATCCGCCCAAAGGGGAAGAGCGCGTTATCATTCAGGCATATTTGTATGAAGATTCTATAGCCAGAGTAGTGATTACAAAGTCAACCGACTATTTAAATAATACACCGCCGCCAAGTTTAGGTACCGGCACCGTTACATTGTCAGATGATCACGGCAATACAGAAACGTTACTATGGAATGCTGTTAAGCAGCAATATGAAAGTGTTGCAATGAAAGGTGTAGTAAACGATACGTATACATTGCAGGTAGATTTTGAAGGTAAAACATATAAATCCATTTCTATCTTACCGGCACTGGAAAAGAACAGTAGCATTAATATTGTATTTAAACCTGCTCAGGGATTTGATGAAGAAGGTTATTACATGCAGCTAACAGCAACCCTTTCAATGAATACGAAATTATATTATTTGTTTAAAGGATATCAAAATGATTCCTTGCTGAATGATGTAAACTACATCAATTATGCAAGTAATGAAAATACCGACGGACAGATAAAGGACCTGGATATGTACAGATATGAAAACGATGCTGTAGGAAAGGAAGCTAAGCTGGAAGTCTATTCTCTTACAGAACCTGCTTACAAATTTTACAATGCAGCCAGCTTACAGCTGAATAATGACGGAGGGTTTTTCTCTACGCCGCCTGCAAACGTGCCAAGTATGTTTGACAACAATGCGATCGGCTTGTTCCAGTGTTCCAGCATACAGGTATTAACCAAAACAATACAATAG
- a CDS encoding diacylglycerol/lipid kinase family protein: MQDLHSDIQFLFIINPISGTAQKHKIPELVHRILKADPSTIKIVLTRYAGHGRELAAEAVAQGIPNVISVGGDGTMNEIASSLLHTNTRLGIIPMGSGNGLARHLNIPLDISKAIDLLNNFSVTTIDSGNINGKPFFCTAGIGLDAQVSKVFDELPTRGLKTYTKAFIKKVRSYKGDDLKIRLNDNQEISGRFLLTTFANSNQFGNNAFIAPEASLTDQQLNLVLLKPVNVLQAIEKIYKLFSKQLHNDKDTTQLLFHKIEITKNETGPAHIDGDPVLLDKTIVVRCDPKSLHVLTPAAH, translated from the coding sequence ATGCAGGATCTTCATTCAGACATTCAATTCTTATTCATTATAAATCCGATCTCGGGAACAGCGCAGAAACATAAAATTCCGGAGCTGGTACATCGTATTTTAAAAGCAGATCCGAGTACAATAAAAATTGTACTGACACGGTACGCCGGCCATGGCCGGGAACTGGCTGCAGAAGCGGTGGCACAAGGCATACCGAATGTTATTTCAGTTGGCGGAGATGGTACCATGAATGAGATTGCGTCTTCCCTTCTGCACACCAATACACGCCTGGGTATTATCCCTATGGGCTCAGGCAATGGCCTGGCAAGGCATTTAAATATCCCGTTAGATATTTCAAAAGCAATTGACCTGCTCAATAATTTCAGTGTAACTACGATTGACAGCGGCAACATAAATGGCAAACCTTTCTTCTGTACAGCAGGGATCGGGCTGGATGCACAGGTAAGCAAAGTATTTGATGAACTTCCGACCCGCGGTTTAAAAACCTATACTAAGGCATTTATAAAAAAAGTACGCTCGTATAAAGGCGATGATCTGAAAATCCGCTTAAATGATAATCAGGAAATTTCTGGGAGATTTTTATTGACAACATTTGCCAACTCCAATCAATTCGGCAACAATGCGTTTATTGCACCTGAAGCTTCTCTAACGGACCAGCAACTGAACCTTGTACTGTTAAAGCCGGTGAATGTGTTGCAAGCCATTGAAAAAATTTATAAACTATTTTCAAAACAGCTGCACAACGATAAGGATACCACACAACTGTTATTTCATAAAATAGAAATCACTAAAAATGAAACAGGGCCTGCGCACATTGACGGAGACCCTGTTCTGTTAGATAAAACGATTGTTGTTCGGTGTGATCCAAAATCGCTGCATGTGCTTACGCCCGCAGCGCATTAG
- a CDS encoding T9SS type A sorting domain-containing protein — MIRTKLFFFLLGYVLLFQSNAQQWSIVFQNLNSTQRFETIDAASHDTLLFSGPFAATGINYNRAATADWYTVPTAWGFRKMSFIPGTKTGYGAAAVDKGLMKTVDGGKTWSLLSRPSVTAMNSVFAVNENNVFFGGSGEVWRSVNGTTFTVAPVSQDFVALADDIFFVNQNTGYMITSDFDIRKTTNGGNTWTVVSSIVNISKRIFFTSETVGYIAGSGGIYKTTDGAQSWLKVYTAKNIEFFRGISFFDADNGVAVSDAGKIIYTHDAGISWSHSNSGTTVDLYGVYMLSATSALACGDKFTVIQSNNIDQTVVTALNENTADAFISIYPNPVQEKCIINYSGVIKDQLKADIYNSIGEKIISIALTEKQTAIDVEGLLSGVYNCIITEQGNILANEKIVIL, encoded by the coding sequence ATGATCCGTACTAAACTTTTCTTTTTCCTTTTAGGGTATGTTCTTTTATTCCAATCAAATGCGCAGCAATGGTCTATTGTATTTCAAAATCTGAATAGCACCCAGCGCTTCGAAACCATTGATGCGGCTAGCCACGATACACTATTATTTTCAGGACCTTTTGCAGCAACAGGGATTAATTACAACCGGGCTGCCACCGCAGATTGGTATACTGTACCTACTGCCTGGGGATTTCGTAAAATGTCATTTATTCCGGGTACCAAAACAGGATACGGTGCAGCAGCTGTAGATAAAGGTTTAATGAAAACAGTAGACGGAGGCAAAACATGGTCATTACTTTCCCGGCCAAGTGTTACAGCAATGAATAGTGTCTTTGCTGTGAATGAAAATAATGTTTTTTTTGGCGGATCGGGTGAGGTATGGCGATCTGTAAACGGTACCACATTTACTGTTGCACCTGTATCGCAGGATTTCGTAGCCCTGGCTGACGATATTTTTTTTGTGAATCAAAATACGGGTTACATGATTACAAGTGATTTTGATATCAGAAAAACAACAAATGGAGGTAACACATGGACAGTTGTTTCAAGTATCGTAAACATATCCAAAAGAATATTTTTTACGAGTGAAACGGTCGGATACATTGCCGGCTCCGGCGGAATTTATAAAACTACTGACGGTGCACAAAGCTGGCTTAAAGTTTACACGGCTAAGAATATCGAATTTTTCCGGGGAATCAGTTTTTTTGATGCAGATAACGGTGTAGCAGTGAGTGATGCAGGAAAAATAATATATACACATGATGCAGGTATTAGCTGGTCGCATAGTAATTCAGGAACAACAGTTGATTTGTATGGCGTGTATATGCTGAGCGCAACGTCTGCTCTGGCATGCGGAGATAAATTTACGGTTATACAAAGCAATAATATTGATCAGACAGTTGTGACTGCACTTAATGAAAATACTGCAGATGCTTTTATTTCCATTTATCCGAATCCTGTACAGGAAAAATGTATCATAAACTATTCAGGTGTAATAAAGGATCAACTGAAAGCCGATATCTATAATAGTATAGGAGAAAAAATAATTTCTATAGCATTAACTGAAAAACAAACTGCAATTGATGTTGAAGGACTTTTATCGGGTGTATACAATTGCATAATAACAGAACAAGGGAATATTTTGGCAAACGAAAAGATTGTGATTCTGTAA
- a CDS encoding sodium:proton antiporter translates to MSILITVCVLLLLAYIFDLTASFTKIPSVILLLVSGWLVKQACHALKINVPDLDPLLPVLGTVGLILIVLEGSLELEVDKTKFPMIKKSIAVACIPMVVLALLLGYFFKHVGGYTLKDSITYAIPFCVISSAIAIPSVSGLHSRVREFVVFETSMSDILGVLFFNFVALNAVINTDSLIEFFIQIVVITVLSFIATICLSLLLTKVNHHIKYSPIIIIIILFYGISKIYHLPGLVFIIIFGLLLGNIKELSKLKFLRKIQYQAIETEVKKLHELSIEAAFLIRSLFFLLFGFLMHTREVLNPDTILYALGIVAAIIIIRLLQLAFYRIPLVPILFIAPRGLITILLFVAIIPEPTGSVVTKSLVIQVIVISALVMMLGLMLTPKQMLAESQHEKLR, encoded by the coding sequence ATGAGTATTTTAATCACTGTTTGCGTTCTTTTGCTGTTAGCGTATATTTTTGATTTAACAGCATCGTTCACCAAAATCCCTTCTGTCATTCTGCTGCTGGTATCGGGCTGGCTGGTTAAACAGGCGTGCCACGCGCTTAAAATTAACGTTCCGGATCTTGATCCTTTATTGCCCGTTCTGGGAACAGTAGGTTTGATCCTTATTGTACTGGAAGGCTCGCTGGAATTGGAAGTGGATAAAACAAAATTCCCGATGATTAAAAAATCCATTGCCGTTGCCTGTATTCCTATGGTTGTACTGGCGCTTTTACTGGGTTATTTTTTTAAGCATGTAGGCGGGTATACATTAAAAGATAGCATTACATATGCGATTCCTTTTTGCGTGATCAGCAGTGCTATTGCCATTCCGAGTGTTTCAGGACTTCATTCACGTGTGCGTGAATTTGTGGTTTTTGAAACAAGTATGTCAGATATTTTAGGCGTATTGTTCTTTAATTTTGTTGCATTGAATGCGGTTATTAACACAGATTCGCTGATCGAATTTTTTATTCAGATTGTTGTAATCACCGTACTGTCATTTATTGCAACGATCTGCTTGTCGTTGCTGCTTACAAAAGTGAACCATCACATCAAATACAGTCCTATCATCATCATCATCATTTTATTCTACGGCATTTCTAAGATATATCATTTACCCGGTCTTGTCTTTATTATTATTTTTGGTTTGCTGCTAGGCAATATAAAGGAATTGAGTAAACTTAAATTTTTACGTAAAATCCAATATCAGGCAATTGAAACAGAAGTTAAAAAGCTGCACGAACTTAGCATTGAAGCTGCTTTCCTGATCCGCTCCTTGTTCTTTTTGTTGTTCGGATTTCTTATGCATACAAGAGAAGTACTGAACCCGGATACTATTCTGTATGCATTGGGTATTGTAGCAGCAATTATAATTATCCGGTTGCTGCAGCTGGCATTTTATAGAATACCGCTTGTGCCAATCCTGTTTATAGCACCACGCGGCTTGATTACTATTTTACTTTTTGTGGCCATTATTCCAGAACCCACTGGCTCTGTTGTAACCAAATCACTGGTGATTCAGGTGATTGTTATTTCGGCGCTGGTGATGATGCTGGGATTGATGCTTACACCGAAACAAATGCTTGCAGAGAGTCAGCACGAGAAATTAAGGTAA
- a CDS encoding tRNA-(ms[2]io[6]A)-hydroxylase, producing MLGLKLPTDPRWVEIVETNIPEILTDHAYCEQKATTNAMYIVINFPEYTELVSDMIDLAQEELQHFKMVHDIIKKRGLVLGRERKDPYAGDIYAFMRKGHIRKYVLIDRLLFSALIEARSCERFRLLSEQISDPELKEFYRELMISEATHYTTFINYARKYSEGEDIDKRWQEFLAYEATVISKYGDNATMHG from the coding sequence ATGTTAGGATTAAAATTACCAACAGACCCGCGCTGGGTTGAAATTGTAGAAACAAATATTCCCGAAATATTAACCGATCATGCTTATTGTGAGCAGAAGGCAACAACCAATGCCATGTATATCGTGATCAACTTCCCGGAATACACCGAACTGGTTAGTGATATGATCGACCTGGCACAGGAAGAACTGCAGCATTTTAAAATGGTGCACGACATTATCAAAAAACGAGGTTTGGTATTGGGGCGTGAGCGCAAAGACCCATATGCAGGAGATATCTACGCATTCATGCGCAAGGGACATATCCGTAAATATGTATTAATCGACCGTTTATTGTTTTCAGCATTGATCGAAGCACGCAGCTGCGAACGTTTCCGCTTATTGAGTGAACAGATTAGTGATCCGGAGTTAAAAGAGTTTTACCGTGAACTGATGATCAGCGAAGCCACACATTATACCACATTCATCAACTATGCACGCAAATACAGCGAAGGTGAAGATATTGATAAACGCTGGCAGGAATTTTTAGCGTACGAAGCAACCGTTATTTCTAAGTATGGAGATAACGCCACAATGCACGGGTAA
- a CDS encoding NAD(P)/FAD-dependent oxidoreductase — translation MNRQTIAIIGGGPSALMLAAMLDGEKYDVHLYEKNAAAGRKFLVAGDGGFNLTHSEDLESFVTRYTPQKFLEQALRTFTNKDLCDWLQHIGIETYTGSSKRIFPVKGVKPIEVLNAFMEQLKTKKINIHTLHEWRGWTVNNAAVFLHKEKDVVVQADKIVFALGGASWKVTGSTGAWLHAFQEKGIKTIPFKASNCTYQVLWPADFIAKHEGQWLKNISVAAGDQIKKGELVVTAYGLEGGAVYALSPLLRKQIQNTGKAAMQIDFKPSFSKESLIQKLSLKTTKSLTQILKNEIKLSDTQIALLKAVIPKETFLNAEQLATNIKSFPVAITGMAPINEAISTVGGIALSEVDDTFQLKQLPGHYVIGEMLDWDAPTGGYLLQGCFSMGALLAKVLNI, via the coding sequence ATGAACAGGCAGACAATTGCAATCATAGGCGGCGGCCCTTCAGCATTAATGCTTGCCGCCATGCTGGATGGTGAAAAATACGACGTACATCTTTATGAAAAGAATGCAGCTGCCGGCCGTAAATTTTTAGTAGCAGGCGACGGCGGTTTTAATCTTACCCATTCAGAAGATCTTGAATCTTTTGTTACGCGTTATACACCACAGAAATTTTTAGAGCAGGCGCTGCGCACCTTTACAAACAAAGACTTATGTGATTGGCTTCAACACATTGGTATTGAAACATACACCGGTTCAAGCAAACGGATCTTTCCGGTAAAAGGTGTAAAACCTATAGAAGTACTGAATGCTTTTATGGAACAGTTAAAAACAAAAAAGATAAATATTCATACACTGCATGAATGGCGGGGCTGGACAGTAAATAATGCGGCCGTATTTTTACATAAAGAAAAAGATGTTGTTGTACAGGCGGATAAAATAGTTTTCGCACTTGGCGGGGCAAGCTGGAAAGTTACCGGATCAACCGGTGCCTGGCTGCATGCATTTCAAGAGAAAGGAATTAAAACAATTCCTTTTAAGGCATCAAACTGTACCTATCAGGTATTGTGGCCAGCGGATTTCATAGCGAAGCATGAAGGGCAGTGGCTGAAAAATATTTCAGTTGCCGCAGGTGATCAGATAAAAAAAGGCGAGCTGGTAGTAACAGCATATGGTCTGGAAGGCGGGGCTGTCTATGCATTAAGCCCGCTGCTGCGGAAGCAAATTCAAAACACAGGTAAAGCTGCAATGCAGATTGATTTTAAACCATCTTTTTCTAAAGAATCATTGATTCAAAAACTTTCGCTTAAAACAACAAAATCACTTACGCAGATTTTGAAGAATGAAATCAAACTAAGCGACACACAGATTGCTTTATTAAAAGCAGTTATTCCGAAAGAAACTTTTTTAAATGCTGAACAACTTGCAACCAATATAAAATCTTTTCCTGTAGCAATAACCGGTATGGCACCAATCAATGAAGCGATCTCTACGGTTGGCGGCATTGCTTTATCGGAAGTAGATGACACGTTTCAGTTAAAACAATTGCCCGGACACTATGTGATCGGTGAAATGCTGGACTGGGATGCGCCTACCGGCGGGTACTTGCTGCAGGGCTGTTTTAGTATGGGAGCGTTGCTGGCGAAGGTATTGAACATATAA
- a CDS encoding LIC11966 family surface protein has protein sequence MKHSMKYVVLCLLFFIYSTAFSQTAVEYLNSMTMEFGTIKNGYFEYINQVAHGKSAKKAETKRQEVLTILKTSKSKISKIKAFNGKTTLRDSLISYLDLSYNVMTNDYSKIMDMEAISEQSYDMMEAYVTAQEIANQKINKGSEMVNTQIAAFAAENNITMNAGADDSRDKVIKIANSVMKFQSNLNLLLFKSSFQEQQMIAALSAGNISLVQQSRTALIQASREGLKSLDTIPSYKGDGTLEVALRNILNFYQDEATNQIPGMLDFFLAKENFEKIKKVVDSKPKGSVTKEEVDQYNAALGKYNESINAYNTKNNTLNAKRTQLFNEWNAAGDAFLDKQIPKK, from the coding sequence ATGAAACACTCTATGAAGTATGTTGTCTTATGCTTGCTATTTTTCATTTATTCTACTGCTTTTTCTCAAACAGCAGTAGAATATTTAAATAGTATGACAATGGAATTCGGAACTATAAAAAACGGATACTTTGAATACATCAATCAGGTGGCGCACGGCAAGAGTGCCAAGAAGGCTGAAACGAAAAGACAGGAAGTGCTTACGATTTTAAAAACTTCTAAAAGTAAAATTTCAAAGATAAAAGCATTTAATGGCAAAACAACTCTACGCGATTCATTGATATCCTATCTGGACCTTTCCTATAATGTAATGACGAATGATTATTCCAAGATCATGGATATGGAAGCCATCTCGGAACAATCGTATGATATGATGGAAGCGTATGTGACGGCCCAGGAAATTGCCAATCAAAAGATCAATAAGGGTTCAGAAATGGTTAATACGCAGATAGCGGCTTTTGCTGCGGAAAACAATATCACCATGAATGCCGGCGCGGATGACAGCCGTGATAAAGTTATCAAGATAGCAAACAGTGTAATGAAGTTTCAAAGCAACTTGAACCTGTTGCTTTTTAAAAGTTCTTTTCAGGAACAGCAGATGATCGCAGCGCTTTCCGCCGGCAACATAAGCCTGGTGCAGCAAAGCCGTACAGCTTTGATACAAGCTTCCAGGGAGGGATTAAAATCATTGGATACTATACCGTCATATAAAGGTGATGGTACGCTGGAAGTAGCATTGAGAAACATTTTAAATTTCTATCAGGACGAAGCAACAAATCAGATTCCGGGTATGCTGGATTTTTTCTTAGCTAAAGAAAATTTTGAAAAGATCAAAAAGGTTGTGGATTCAAAACCTAAAGGATCGGTAACAAAAGAAGAAGTTGATCAGTACAATGCAGCATTAGGAAAGTATAACGAATCGATCAATGCATACAATACAAAAAATAACACCTTAAATGCAAAAAGAACGCAGCTCTTTAACGAATGGAACGCCGCTGGCGATGCATTTTTAGATAAACAGATACCGAAGAAATAA